The genomic interval TCCAGCGATGTCAATCTGTTAGCAGATGGGTTTTATAAGACCCTGAATTACTACCAGCAATGCAGTGTtttgcaaatggcaaacaagATTTATATCATGGAGAAGTATCGAACACGAAAGGAATTTAGCGATGTGTTGACCCAAAAGTTTCTGTCCAATATTGAGCATATTGATTTCTCAAAAAGCAAGAAAGCAGCTAATACTATCAACGCATGGGTGGAGTCCAAGACGAATAGCCTAATAAAAGACCTAGTCgagcaaaatgttttgaatgCAGACACTCGTATGGTGCTGGTCAATGCCATTCACTTCAAAGGCGAGTGGACCATCAAATTCGATGAAAGagccacgcaaaaagaagaTTTCTTCTTTGATGATAAAAAACATACCAAAGTAGATATGATGCACTCTACGAACAACTACTTCTATGCGGATTTGCCGAATTTTGAAGCGAAAGCCCTGCGCATGGCCTATAAGGACTCTGAGCTATATATGCTGATAATACTGCCCAACCAGAAGAATGGCTTAAACAGTCTTGAGCAGAGACTGAAGTTAACGCCACTAGATAGCATAACTTCTCTACTGAACGAAACGAAAGTCTCTCTCAAAGTGCCCAAGTTTAAAGCTGAGTTCGAAGCGGAACTAACGCCTGTTTTCGAGGAACTGGGCATCGGTATAATATTCAGCTCAGAGGCTGAATTTGACAAAATGCTAGAGCAAAAGGAGCCATTGTCGGTGTCCAATATTCTGCACAAGGCATTCATCGAGGTCAACGAAGAGGGCACCGAAGCCGCTGCAGCTACTGCTGCGGTTATGATGATGCGCAGCGCGCCAGCTCCAGAGTCAATGCCAGAAGTATTTCATGCCAATCATCCAttttattatacaatttaCGATGAAAATCATGGCTGCCTATTCGTAGGGAACCTTCTTAATCCTGCAGTCATCACCTGCAGTCAGTGTTGCGAAATGGATTGAATGTTCAAAAGGTGAGAATAAACAGTGGcgataatatgaaaataaatacaatttattttaatataaatataagatataataatatttggtgtaaaataaaataatgattGACGAAAtaggaaaattaaataaaatttaattccaCTCATACGAAAGTTATCCGTTGATAGTTAATATTTGATCAAAACCATTCTTAAAGgatatttaaaagtatttctttgtaagaaatataatatatataagttaactGAACTAATAATCTCTAGTTACTCAGCTATCTTGGCAAACATTTACCCTTTCAATTAGAAGATCATTGTTATCTCAGAGACAAACTATGACTCAGTCTATGAACTGGTTAATTTCCATTGCAgctttattattatacatCAAATATCAAGACGGGCCCACATATCATTTATAGCAGAAAGAGAATCGGAGCAATGCACGCGGCTGTTGACTGATTATGAGATAATAGTCCCTACGAGGCGCCAAGCTTGACTGTCAAATTACTTTCGAGTAGCGCGATATGTCTGCATTCTTTTTGATAAAGCAAATTTACATTGGAGCGGTTGACGATACAAATCAGCATTTAGCCCTGCCCCTTATCAGCAGGCTTTATCAGAAGCCAGCAGATACTCAACTGGCGATAGGCAACCACCTTtggttaaatatttgcattcgcTGTGGTTTAGTTAGCCACCAGTCTTTGTAACAGCCAGCCTGCCCTTCAgccaacccacacacacacgcacacacacacgcattcacacacgcacacacacacgcacacacacacacacacacaatggccTAGATGTCTGGCAAGTTATCTAAACGCATGTGCTTATCACAAGCGCTAAACAACAACGGAAAAGTGTTTGAGGGCGCGTCTTGTGGTGTTATTAAAACTGGCAATTGTCGTGCCTAATTCCAGAAAACAAGTGCAGCCTCTAACTGGCCTTTAATTAATGGCTATAAACATTTTGCGGCAGGCTTGAACCAATGGccgtttaattttattgtccCAAGCAATGAATATGGCTAAAAGTAAACGTTACATTCCTGACGGTCACAGCTGGCAAATACCCGACCACATTGTTGGCTTTTTCATGCTGCCCTTTTTATTCGCTCTTTGTTATTTTGCTGGCAAGCACTTAAAAAATTTAGCCAGCCctgtaaaacaatttaataaaaaaaaaactttttgtttttattattcatataaTTTACAGCTGGTTAAAtgagctgcagttgctgtgaCCTCTTGGAGGTTGCAATAGCTATTTATAgccacaaataaaaatgagtaCCATATGCTCAAGGTCAACAAGTGGCATAAATCTTGCCtgataaattgttttaaaaagtCAGAAAGTCAGCTAAAAGGGCTTTACAGTGCGCTATATAGTTAGCCATTGTAGAGATCGGCTATAAATATTAATCTCGACACAGTCTGggaatttatttacatattcatAAGCATGAAAGCTAAGTTAGATTGTTACAACTCAGATAGTTATAATAGTTACGATATGGCTGGGCATTCTTTTTATAAGAGCGAACATTCGattgtgcataaatatatattataaatagaattattataatatttattataattgaaTTACATATGAATAGTTAATATTGTTATCGGCAGAACAATCTTTTTTCAACACTTTTTTGCCACATGCACAAGTTTTTGCATAAGTTTTCAAACGTTTTACCACAAGACCAATGCCCCCCACGATTTAACGGCGAACTAAGTGTCTAAGCTAACTAtaccaaattataataatataaaaaacttaCTCAAAGTCGTTGCAGAGTTCACCTTTTATCGTGAACATTTTGAGGCTTATAAGCTTGTAATCGCTTGTTCTtgtacttgtttttattgttaatgCCGTGACGTGGCCAATTGGCCAATCCACATATGGAACGGCTGACCATTTTGCACTTGGCTCTATAATTATTTTCGTTAGAATGCAAGACAAGCGTGCAGGCAAAAACgtttcaattattttcaatgaatattcaaaataaaataaatggaatGAACACAGGCAAACTCAAgttagaaaatatattaaaatattcagGCCGAAACTTAGATATGCTGTATGAAATCATTGAagatttatttaaagtttctaaaattaggttttcttttcttgaCCCAACCAAGAACTTttgtcatatatttttttctattacaACAGTTTTTTACGATagcaattaattatttttaaatcttaTCCAAATGCTATTCAGTAGCTAAATATGTGGTTTTTTGTGGTTATCTTTAGGGAATTAGTGAGGTGTCGGAAGCCCTGAGCTTGCACAGATTTCACGAAGAGGTGTGAAATAGATTAATTAGatgttatattttatacattaaaaagtaaattatGTGCTCAGGGTTGTGAGTAGTGTTAAAGTACAAAAtagtcaaaataaataaataattaattgaaaaaaggaaaattttaaatcaacACGTCCCATTTCcgtaaatgaaataaaaattaaaaaggaagATTAATTTTCAATGTTTTCTTTGATACGGAGTCTGAAAGTAAAATTATAATTCTTGGACTCTTAAAGTTCTTAAGCTTAATAGAATAAATTCTAAAATTAATTCCATTTCTTAAACCAAGACATTTCCAATGCTTTAGTTCCCATCTCATCACATCAAAATTATCTTTATTTCTACTACGACAATTTCAACCCCATCACGCTCAGACAATTGCCTTCAATTGATAATTATTGTCaacattattaaattttagcAAGCTGAATGAAAAAGTTATAAGAGCCTTGACATAGAGTAcagcaatttattttatactgAAAAATATTGCCAgacgttttgttgttgttgttgttgtgtctcTTGTTTTTGGCTCTAATGACGTACGAATAGGGCGTGTATAATTGAATTGCTGCGCGGGTTCATTGCTCTGGATTCTATGCCGAAAAGCGTGTTAGTCAGGGCTTTAAATTACTCGATTGCCAGCTATAACAATTGCCTTTGCGGTCATAAAATGCAATCGTGTGGCAAATTGCAACGTTGCAAAAAGTCAATCAAATGTTGACTtcacaaattacaaattgcaTTAGAAATCACAATATAAACTGTTCCTTGGACTTATATGTACTATTGAAGTTGTGAACAGAGCTTCTAGAAAGCCACCGAACCTTCTGAAAGTACACCAAAATGCATATTTAGAGAGCTTCGATTGATTTTAATGAGCGCAAATTAGCAATACCGGATATGTTAGGCGGGCAGTGAGAGTATTAACAGACATTAACCCAGATTAACTATACTTAATAACAGGTTCACTACCATTTATCTAGCGGTTATTGGAAAAGTATTGACTCAGCAAGGTGGCTGCGATTTATGCATCAATAAACTTTGAATAATTAATAGGGACTGGTACTTTAAACAATATGAGACTTCACCAAATAAACGCccatttctaaaaaaaaaaaaaaaatctactgTAAATATAGTCTAGCACAGATAATATATTATATCCATATAGCTGATAATAAAATCGACTTATCATTAACTTTAAATGGTGAATGAGCCTTGACTAGTTCAGTGGCTTTGTATTACAACAGCAGAGTTTATTAAGTTCTTAATTAAAAAgtgaatatgaaaataattatcttttttatttccatgTAACTTTATGGGCTTTAAATTtcgagaaaaataaaacaaaagtaatcCAGAAAATTATTTCTAACTGCGACATTGACTTGAAATGGTACGTGCCACACCAAAAGACAAGGGAATTTACTTTAAATACCATGGCGAAGAGTATTATGCTTTAAACATAACGTTTGTCATGCTGGGCAAAAGAGCTGTTCTCTTATCATATAATTCGATATTTCATAGTGATAGGCTTCACTAATATAatgcataatttaatatatatacagagaAATAAAGAGAATCAAATAATTTTGAgagaacattttaaattttatgtgttgaCATATTTATTACATCAAATTTATCTTACTAATACTTTCTAACGATTTTTTCGCTTGTCACGATGGATTTTTCCCTGCCATGTTTGATAGTGTTGCAtcacatttgtttatttggttAAAGGTATTTGTATTGTATAGATTATTTGCCCTTATTATAATTGTGAGAAACGGAAATTAAGATTTTAAATTCATACAAGggtatatactattctagttCTTATGAAAAAATGTCACGTTAAACAAATTACATAAACTGGACAATGCCTCTCAAAAGATTATTTGTACATATAGACACATTTTTTGTCATATCAAATTGCTTTTCATTCTtgtgaaatgaaataaatgcgAAAACAAGTGTTTACATTATGTGTCcacacaatacaaataaaaaatgcaaaataataaaaaaaaaaatagcagtTTGGACTGTGTGATAAAGTTAACACCTTAAAGCCATCAAGGGAATCAGCATAAAAGaatcaaataaaacacaacaacaacagcgacggcAAAAGAAACGACAATTTCGCAAACACGAGTTCCGTCAGTCAAATGACACTTGGACACGAGGTCCAATTAGAGCTGGcgcaaatttgaaaatcgatatGACATGAAGGAAAACAAGGGCAATCCGGCCGGCAAGTGTCCACGGCACACAGGGCGCATGCCAAAAGGCATTCATCTAGCCGGAGGCAGAGCCGCAGCCGTGTCAAACTGTGATGTATGAGGCCAACTTTTGACTTTTTGGGCAACAGTGGGTGACGCTTTGTCAACAATAATGACACAGAAATGTAAGTAATTGCCAAACCTTTGACAAACAGGCAAGAGTCAAGACAGGCGTCAAGGGTTACAGGGTTCGAGGGTCAGGACCCTCTCGTGGGCCGGCCGACAAACCGGCTGATAACGTCATGAAACCGACGGGCTGCAGAAAATTTGATATtaccacaaacaaaaaaaaaatgggctaacagaaataaaaaaaccCCAAGCAGCAAAAAACGTGAGCAacttttattgttgctttcgTTTACGTTTGGCTTGTGGCCAAAAAATGTGCCGaaaacttttttcttttttccccTTTTTTGTCTCTTTTTTGTTCTAgcatgaaatttatttttctaatgAATGAGCGAGTACAAGAGCGAGCCTGTGTGAGTGTACTTACCTGTTTGTGAATGAATACCGTGTGcagaaaatatacatatattgctGTCGCACAGCGTGCGTTAACAACGGGTTGGATAAGCAGTCgcacacgctgcgtatgcgtaatgtaaATAATTCCGTATGCGCtgcatgtttatttttatagaattCGATTGTAAAAAGTTATTCTAACTTTAGACCTGTCAATAATGCTATGACGTCTGTATAATAAAGCCGTGTATAAAGGATTTGTTAAGGTTAAATACTTATACAAGCCAATTGTCTTGTTCGAATATTTCTTGTATCTGGAAAAGTTTG from Drosophila virilis strain 15010-1051.87 chromosome 2, Dvir_AGI_RSII-ME, whole genome shotgun sequence carries:
- the LOC6630014 gene encoding antitrypsin — translated: MLRMGAEDGSETAKQLDEGLNFTSSDVNLLADGFYKTLNYYQQCSVLQMANKIYIMEKYRTRKEFSDVLTQKFLSNIEHIDFSKSKKAANTINAWVESKTNSLIKDLVEQNVLNADTRMVLVNAIHFKGEWTIKFDERATQKEDFFFDDKKHTKVDMMHSTNNYFYADLPNFEAKALRMAYKDSELYMLIILPNQKNGLNSLEQRLKLTPLDSITSLLNETKVSLKVPKFKAEFEAELTPVFEELGIGIIFSSEAEFDKMLEQKEPLSVSNILHKAFIEVNEEGTEAAAATAAVMMMRSAPAPESMPEVFHANHPFYYTIYDENHGCLFVGNLLNPAVITCSQCCEMD